CATGAtcaacaaatattattaaaaatgaaataacAAATTAGTTGTCATCATGGTAAAAGAGTAACATTTGAGTACTTAGTTATAAAAGATggaattttgataataaatttcgaaaaaaatgacattggtaaaaaaaaaaaaaaaaaNNNNNNNNNNNNNNAGAATTAAACAAGGAACAAGGAGAGAGAGGTAATTTTACCAGTTTCTTGAAGTTTCTGTGCACTAATCCTGTGAAGGAATGACATTTCCTcatcatatttttgaaaaagagtgtAAGATTCCCACTTGGGGCAGCTTCTCCTTGATGATGAAGAAAAAGGGTCTTCAGTTCCACAACAAGAATCTTTCATGGAACTCCTCCATTCAGAGGAGCTCTTAGAAGTGGAGCCTACAGTGCAAGAATCTCCAAATATTTCCtcatcatatttattattatgatcCTTTTCCTCACCAATAAGTTTCTTATTATTAGTACTGTCCAATTGTGTAATAGTAGGACCAGCATGCACATAGAAGAATCTCTCATCATCATCCCTTGTgatcttgtttgaatcttgCACCTTCTTATTCTTGACAAGTCCAACACCAACTTCATTATCTTCTGCATAAAGTAGAATCAAGAACTATGTTGTGCATGTGAATAATAATGATGTAACAAACTAAACTATATAGTCTTATAGCTATGATGTGAGATGTTACCATCACAGTTTTTGTCTCTATCCAATATGTCACTTTTTGTCACTATCTCAACTGGGACAGAATCTGGAACAGAATCAGCATCTCTTGCTGgaaacaattctttttcttcttcttcctcttcagtTTCTACTACTACTTCTGGTTCCTCACTTCCAAAATCTGAAACCACTGGTGACTTGTGAACTGAAAAGGTTTCTTCTGAATCATCTTCTTCAATGAAGCTCTCTTGGGGGGTGATGAATTCTTCATGAGAGATATTCTGATTATGTTTAAGAAACAAAAGGGTTTCTCCTCCACCAATGATATCTGCTACTATATGATCTCTCTCCATAGAAtaatcctcatcatcatcattattattattattattataactttcttgaatctcttcatcttcatcatacTCAGAAGACACATATTCATACTGCTGATCCCTGCAacataacaaacaaaaaataagaaaacaaaaccaaaaacaaTTATGTTAACCAAACATGTTCTATTACCTTTGGAAAATGGAGTAGCTACCAATGAAGTTGATGAAGTTGAGAAgcaaaatagaagaagagaagagaaagatgaaGAGAAGCTGAAAAGAGCTTGAGACATTGTAGAAGAGTCTAACAagagcttcttctttagaacaTGGTGGCATTTTCTTTCTGTCAATTGCTCCAAAGGGACTTCACCACTAagcaaagttaaaaaaaatataaagtggCCTTAGTTGCTTTGCTTTTCTAACATGCATATCCAAAAAACATTCTAGACAAAAATCTCTTATTTATATATTGCAAATTGTTTTTGTTTAGTTTCATGAACAAGGGCAAATCTGTCATTTGGACTCAGCAGGATATCCTCATAGATTGAATAATTGTGCCTTCTTTCTCAACATCTTAAAAGTATATACTTAAAATGTAGAGTTTGGAAGAACATTCTCATGTGTAATCACTATCAATATTTTAGTATGAATTTGACTAATTAAATttgaggtttaattactctgttttcttataattttatcaaattttcaattaggtacatatacttttttttttaattgaattcttaTATCATATCAGATTTTCAATCGAGTGTTAggtatatttgttttatttaacagaatattccgtTAATTCTAACGTTTTTGTCACGGCAGGAACTTGATTACAAAATCTAATATGGTTtagggactcaattaaaaagaaaaagtataaagacCTCGTTGAAAATTCggtgaaactatagggaccaaaaGAGTAATTAaccctaaattttttttgacagaATATTTAAACCTAAATTTAAAgtagttttagttttttttgtctAGAATCTAAAATTATAAAGGAGACAGAtttgtttattatttgattaattctGTACTAATTAAAAGACATATTGTggaattattcattttttttattttttttccctcaTAAATTTGGATTATGCAAATGAACCATGATACTTTCCCAATATAGGATATATGTAAATACAGAATGACCACATATTTACATTTATAACTATATAagcaaaattatcaaattttataataatataatcaaatttaatttatatttataatccaATTTTATAAACAATATAATCAAATAATTACAACATTTATAATCAAGATAtaaataaaatgcaaaaatacaatgatatctaattttattattcataaaaaGTTTGACTATATTGTTGTGAAAAAATTTGTACTCTTACTATTCTGTTacgataattttaatttttattatttagctAAAGAAATgcgtaaaataattaaatatacataaatacataccGTCTAATTTGATAACTCATTTCCTAACATTTTTCTAATCCAAATTAtgccaaacaaaagaaaaagggtgTCTCATGCATGCCTTGAttggtaattaattaaataagatCTTGGTCGGATGAGGTGAGATCTTAATTCATTCAATTTCACGTGCAATTGATCAGGACAATATAATTTTCATCTTatcttaaataataataataataataataataataataataataataataaataataataataaaaaagaacccTAGCTGAGGGAATAATTTCTACTATACTTTTCATCAAAAGTTTGTAAATCTTGTTTTCTAATGTGTATGTATGTAATGTGGAAAAATGGAAAATCAGATGGTGTAAAACAAGANNNNNNNNNNNNNNNNNNNNNNNNNNNNNNNNNNNNNNNNNNNNNNNNNNNNNNNNNNNNNNNNNNNNNGAAAAAGAAGAGACCAAAACCAAGCCACACGCATAGGTAGACATTAGACAATGATATGAACTTCACTttataaaaagaattatataattattatttcagGAAAAGTAAGTTGATTGAaagatataaatttattatcagCATGCACGTATAGTGTGTATTAAGGTTTAACCTACCAAATTATTAATGATTAATGGCTTTTGCTTCTGCCCCTAAACACTGAAAACGTGGAAGAATTTTCTCTCTTTAATGAAGTGTTTTAGTGTATTCTTCACCTACCTAATAATACGGAATAAAATTGCTTTTAAAAAGATCTTAATTGAAAATGCTTTTAGGAATTCCTCTGATCTTTATAATCTATCTTTGACTTTGACTTGCCACTAAAATTGCAGAGATTACAATACATATGTTTTAATTTGTCCTGGCGAAATTAGTAATGAATATTATTACAAGAGTTTTTTGTATTCTAAATCAGTGAAAATTTAGATAATTAATAGAAAAGATAGAGAACATATTTAGTTAAGTGATGATTTCTTTGCTTATttcctttttatatatatattaaaattattttgagactttcaattttttttttgaaacctTAACAAATATATCTTTCACTTATTTAGTAGAAATATTcacattttaattaaaaaattctatatgcacgttaaaaattagttactaaattaactattatatatttaaatatatgtgatatttaatttatttaaaatatatattttatattttaacaaatatttatatgtatgattaatttaataactgatttttttgtttacgtagtatgattattttaattatgatgATATTATTGCAATGTTATAtttggtatttattttatgaaatttggCCGACTTTTTAGTTGTTGAATGTAAGTTATCTATATGATCACATTATATTGTAATGAAAAAGTTGCAATTAAAACAAACCTCTTTGGCATCACCACACGGATTCAATCATTTCCTAATTATTTTATGAGGCGGCAAAGAggaacaaataataaattaaacttgAAAGAAACCTATAATAAAGGACAAAGGAAAAGGAAATAATGCACAAATAATATAAGAGAAAGATTGGATTCATGTGAAGGAATTGAATGTTATGCTCCTTGTCAATTAATAAGCTTCTTGAATCTTATAAACGGTTGTAATAGTACATGATAGTAATTAACTATATTTCATCAATAACAAttattagggtttaggatttagagtttttatttcaaaaaataccaTTTCACACTTAAATATGACATAATAGAAAAAGTTAATAGAATAACTGAATTGActtatatttgcattttctaaagaacaaattaaattgttatatctttcaaaaaccaaaattaACTCAGGTGTGATCATCATTAGGGACTAATTCCAACCAATAACCAATTTGTTCTCCAATATGCaatttattaatgtaattttcATGCATGTACCATGGTGTAATTttcttatattatattagtaaaaaataattaatttttaaatttattattaaaaaattatctaaatacaTGAATCTGATTAAATTACTGTCTAAACTCTAAACTCTTTATTATACTATTAGTAcactcaaatattttttttccaaaatcatTCAAAAGTCAATAAATTTTGAAGTATAGTAATTGTACAAAAGGGGGTACCCGTACTGATAGAGTAGTGATTGAGCTGAAACTGAATCAGTTGCTAAGTTAGTTAAGCCAAGCTGACTCAGCAGAATTAGTTGCAAGTGCAAGCTGTCATTAGGCTCAGCTTATATAGCTAGCTGTATGTGTGTTAGTTGAGTTGTTGCAATTAGAACCCAAGTTCCACTTTACCAAAATCAGAACAGaaagcttctctctctctctcttcaattTCTCCTCTTCTTCGATCTTTGCCCTCTCTTGCTTTTCATTCAACACTGAAACTGATACCtttcatggtatcagagctcgGATTATTCAATCACCATGGAGATAAACACAGAAACGGCTGAAGCTCAGGTTCAGCGTCAACCTAATTTCACGTCCTCACCGATCTCGATGAAGCTTGATGACGACAACTTTCTCCAATGAAAAGATCAAGCGGAATCGACAATCGAAGGTCATGATCTGTTAGCTCACATCACAGGAGAAGGTATTCCAACTCAGTTCACAGCTTCAAGAGAGAAGAATCCAGAATTTGCAAGATGGAAGCGACAAGATGCTCTGCTCAAATCCTGGCTGTTGGCGTCGATGACAAAACCCTTCACTACTCGTATGGTTGGCTACTTGTACACATACCAGGTATGGAGCAGGTTAGAGGATCATTTTGCATCACAAATTCGAGCAAGAATTCTGCAATTAAAGAACAAATTGAGTAGCATTAAAATTGGAAGTTCTGCCAGTAGCTATGtgttagaaattaaagaaacaatAGATACATTAGCCTCAGTTGGAGAACCAGTAAGGGAAAGTGATCATGTTAGTGCCATACTCAATGGCTTAACAGAGGAATATGGACCGTTGATTACAGCTGTAGTCTCAAGATCATCTAGGGTTTCTGTAGGAGAGCTAGAGTCTTTGCTTCTTGCACATGAAAGTATGATAGAAAGATTCTGGAGGACAGATTTGTCAATCCAAGAAAATGTAGCTCAATACTCAAACAATTATGGAGGTCGAGGGCATCTCAGAGATGATTTTAGAGGACAAGGTGGAAGGACGATGAGAGGCAATTTTTCTGGCAATGAAAGAAGAACTTATGGAAGGTCTGATGGAGGACTCTATGATAATGATAGAAGATTTGCCAATGGTGGCCAAAATGACAGACGATATGATGGTGGAGGTAACAGACCAGTTTGTCAACTATGTGATAAGGTTGGACATACAGCTCGCAGATGCTGGTTCAGATATGATTCGTCCTATGGGAATGAAAGCCAGAGTTCAAGAGAGGGTTATGAGCGTACAGAAGTCAGGCCATAGCCACAAGCTCACTTGAGTGCTCTAGAAACACCATCCACCAGCTATGATCAAAATTGGTATCCGGACAGTGGTGCAACACACCATATGACACCAGACCCTCAAAATGTGATGAGCAGTAAAGGCTATGAAGGATCAGAACAAGTAATTGTGGGAAACGGAACAGGTTTGCAAATCACCTCTATTGGAAATTCCACTTTTAAAACTGATTTGAGTTCTAGGAAGTTCTTGTTGCAAAAATTATTACATGTGCCTGAAATAACCAAAAATCTTTTGAGTGTGTATCAATTCTGCTGTGATAACAATGTGCTTTTTGAGTTTGATGCTCATGGTTGTTGTGTCAAATCACAGGAAACCAAAGAGTTGATTCTACAGGGTGAAGTTGATAAAGGGATGTATAAATTTGTCAAGTTCTTTCCTTCAATAAGTCCAGCTGCTTACAACTCCACCATGTCCACAACTGAGCAATTTCTCTTGTGGCATGCAAGGTTGGGGCATGCAGCAAACAAAGTAGTTAGTACAGTCTTGAAAAATTGCAATTTGTCATTTGTTGAGAATAAAGAGCCTTGTACAGCCTGTAGCATAGGCAAGTCACACCGATTACCATTTCCAAGTTCAAGTACAGTGTATCAATCTCCTTTAGAATTGGTGTATTCAGACATATGGGGCCCTGCTCCTATGCCAGATTTGAATGGAAATTTCTATTTTGTCGATTTTATCGATGCCTTTTCTAAATTCACTTGGCTTTATCTAATTAGAGCACGGTCACAACTCAAAtcagttttctttaatttccaaaAGATGGTTGAATTACAATTTGgcacaaaaattaaattgtttCAATCTGACAATGCTGCTGAGTATGTTAGCTTATCAAAGGAGCTTCAATCACAAGGGATCAGACACAGATTTTCATGCCCTCACATCCATCAACAAAATGGAACTGCAGAGCGCAAACACAGGCATGTAGTAGAGATGGGAATGACACTCATGGCCTGTTCTGGAGTGCCAATGAAATACTGGGGTGATGCTTTTCTCACTGCAGCTCAACTCATCAATGTTCTACCAACACCAACCTTAGGAAACATATCTCCAACAGAGAAGCTTCTTGGTAAGAAACCAGACTACAGCTGTCTACGGGTATTTGGCTGCCTCTGCTTCCCTCACTTGCGACCGTTCAATCGTCACAAGCTTGAATTTCGATCAGCACCCTGTGTGTTCTTGGGGTATGGTACTGCTCACAAAGGGTACAAATGCCTTACACCAGAAGGAAAGGTGGTGATCACACGAAATGTGGTGTTCAATGAAGTGCAGTTTCCCTTCAAAACTGGAAAACACCTCGTGAATGACACTGATGAACAGAACAAGTCTGAGACAATTACACTAATGCCAGCCATTCCATTGATTCCCAGCCCTCACTTACCTCCACAAACTCAAACCACTCACTCCTCACCAAGACCCCTGCCTCCATCACATGTCACAAGTCACTCAGAAGCCTTTCAACACTCTTCTCAACCCTGCTCTCAAGCTTCTGTCACCTGCCACTCACCTTCAGCTTCATCCCCAGCCTCAATTCCTCCCACTGCATCTTCACTCCTCATCCCTCAGAGAGCGCCCTCAGCCACACCTATCCCAGTCCCAATCTCAGATCTAGAAACTGTTCTTCCAAGTTGTGAACCTGTGCCTAGTACTCAAAACATACACCCTATGATCACCCGAAGCAAAACTGGCAGTCTTCGACCAAAGGTTTATCATGCTGCAGTAGAGCCACGGTCAGTGCGAGAGGCAATGGTTGATCcgaaatggaaagaagccatgGACAATGAGTATCAAGCCCTGCTTAAGAATAAGACATGGCAGCTTGTAACTTTACCAGAGAACCGAGAAGCTATTGGCAGCAAGTGGGTCTTTAGAGTTAAGTACAACTCTAATGGCACACTACAGAAGTACAAGGCCAGGCTAGTCGCTCAAGGCTTCTCTCAAAGGCCTGGGTTTGATTTCACAGAGACCTATAGTCCGGTAGTCAAAGCAACTTCAATCAGGGTAGTCTTGACACTTGCCTTGGCAAACAATTGGTCAATTAGACAATTGGATGTCAACAATGCATTTTTGCATGGAGAGTTACTTGAAGATGTGTATATGCGACAGCCACAGGGCTATGTGCAGGGTGATGGGAAGCTGGTATGCAAACTTACCAAGGCGTTGTATGGCCTGAAACAGGCTCCGAGGGCCTGGTATCATAAGCTGTCTACAGCTCTGCATCAGCTTGGATTCACTGCCACAGCCTCTGATGTTTCAGTCTTCACAAAATTTGATACCAATTCTACCACCTTTGTGCTTGTGTATGTAGATGATGTGATCATCACTGGAAGCTCAACAAGTGCTATAACGGCTGTAGTGAACCAGTTGAATTGCAAGTTTGCACTCAAGGATATGGGGGATCTTCATTATTTTCTAGGCATTCAGGTTAGCAAGACTAAGGGTGGTGGATTACTACTCAGCCAAGAAAAATACGTTAATGATTTACTAGAAAAGGCAGGTATGACAAACTGCAAGCCTTGTAAAACACCTCTCCCATCATCACTGAAAATATCTCAGTTTGGTGGTGACAGGTTTGATGAGCCAGCACTTTATCGTTCAGTGGTAGGAAGTTTTCAATATCTGACCGTTACAAGACCAGAGCTCGCCTATGCTGTAAGCAAACTCTCACAGTTCATGCAAGACCCGTTGGAATCGCATTGGAAACTGGTTAAAAGAATCCTCAGGTATGCAAGTGGAACAATCAAATATGGGCTACATCTCCGTAAGAATGACGTGTTGAACATCACAGCCTACTGTGATTCGGACTGGGGAGGAGACCCTGATGATAGGAAATCGACTGGTGGTATGTGTGTCTTCTTAGGAAGAAACCTGGTATCCTGGTCCTCTAAGAAGCAATCTGTGGTGGCCAAGTCAAGCACAGAGGCTGAATACAGAGCTATGGCGGATCTGGTTGCAGAACTTATATGGATCAAGAGCCTGCTGAGTGAACTAAGGGCCACAGCTTCTACTCCCACCATATACTGCGATAACCTGAGTGCTGTACTTTTAGCAGCCAACCCCATCCTGCATTCAAAGTCTAAACACTTTGAAACTGATCTTCACTTTGTGAGGGACTATGTAACGAAGAAAGTAGTACATGTTAGCCATATTCCAGGGTCTGTTCAGTTGGCAGACATTCTAACAAAGGCAATTGCCTCTGGAATGTTTGAAACTGCTAGAGCAAGGCTGAATGTTGAGCAAAATTTGTTGTGTAGTGTTGAAGGGGCAGCAGGAACAGTCCATGAGCCAGCCATGCCTAGTGATAAAGGAGTTTTGCAGAATGGCAGCAAACCAAAAGACCTCAGCAGCAGAGTGTATGGCAGAGCAAGTGTTGAGCAACACAATGAAAACAGATAGCAGGGTGCATGATAGAGTAGTGATTGAGCTGAAACTGAATCAGTTGCTAAGTTAGTTAAGCCAAGCTGACTCAGCAGAATTAGTTGCAAGTGCAAGCTGTCATTAGGCTCAGCTTATATAGCTAGCTGTATGTGTGTTAGTTGAGTTGTTGCAATTAGAACCCAAGTTCCACTTTACCAAAATCAGAACAGaaagcttctctctctctctcttcaattTCTCCTCTTCTTCGATCTTTGCTCTCTCTTGCTTTTCATTCAACACTGAAACTGATACCTTTCACGTACCATTGTGGttgcataaaagaaaaaaggcccaatttaaaagttaaatattACATTGGGAAAGTGATGGGCtcatagctgaaacttaaatctGACCAGTATATAGATATGGTGGCAATCTTCACTTCAATTAAACTCCAAGACCGCAGTCAGCTAGTGGCAGAATTTGCTATCTCACAAGAAGCTGCACCtaagttcaaattttataagaaaaaaataaacttttaaataaactCATGTAGTGTGTGAGTATGTTGTGTGGATATGTAATACATAAATAATGCTTAGAATTAAGGGTTGTCTAATCCatctgacaaaaaaaaagaaaatttcaagACCTACAcacatttttcaaaagataaaacAAAGTTATACATCAATCAATTTGAGTTGGTCGAATGGTCAGCTCACTCATCCACTTAAGCAAGTATTGGAGGTTCGAATCCTACCTTGTGCATGCAGCGACCCATTGGTCAACGGCAGACTCTTAAATGGAGTTCAAATCCGCGACAAATTAGTTCTTAACCTGTCGAGTTGGAAGATACCATacgaaaccaaaaaaaaaacaaagctaTACATTAATAATATGCTTGAATATAGTTACTTCTTAGTCAATATCTATTTTTCTGGGATTAACAAAAGAGTAATTAAAACCATGCCtttttgtaattcttctgtCTATCTAATATGATTACTCATTTTAGCACATTTTCAAAGAAACAAGCATGTTTTGtatcttaaaataaaaagaaaagcatgAAAACTAATTATATGAAACAAATGATGTCCTTCATGAAGACCATATAGATAACGCCtacaaattaaattcttatttatatatgctttttatttgttattgaaAGTAGTGTTAAAAGGAAAATGAACTAATTATAGGCCACTAATAATATAGAGTTAATAATATAGAGTTAATTAACCTTATTGTATGGCAAACTTGTTTCTTCAatgattttgtataaatattatattgttTTTATCAATCCAGACATGGAATTCTAATGACCTATCATATGAATATGATTTGaatcttctaaattttaaattttattttagaagataAAGTATGATTTttcaccatttattttataggtgggacaaaaaaaatataagaaaaaaattatttacgaGTAAGAAACTACACTTtaccttttaaaattaaaattaaaaatttagagaatccaaattttttatgaataagaATAAGTAATATAACTTgtgcaaattaaaattttttaaccaaaaaaaaaagacaacatTAAGAATATGATTAAATAATTCATTGTAACATATCTAATTGTCAGGGATAAATAACGATTGAGCCAGTAAGCTAAGCTGGCAGAGTTGGTTAGTTAGTTATGAGAATAGTTAGTGGTTGTTAGTAGTTGCCGCAAGAGCTGCTATATAAGACTAAGAGTCGATGTAATAATCAGCTAATGAAATCATTTCTCTCATTCACACTCTATGAATGGAGTCTTTTAGATCTCTCTCTCCGCTGGTGTATTCTCATCTTTTTCTCTAAAGAGTTCTGATACCttacatggtatcagagcttttAGGTTCTAATCCATGACTACTCCGAGAATCCACAATTTCCAGAATCCACAGCAGACTACTGGTAATACACTAACAACGCCTCCATCTTCCTTCCACCAGCCACAACAAGACCACTAAACTCAATCTTTCTTAACCACTACACCTGCAGTAATACCTCTCACTAACAAAGCCTGGTACCTAGACACCGGAGTTTCGCATCATTTAACCTTTGATGCAAACAACTTGATTGCAGACTCAGAGTATGCAGGGACAAATCAAGTGCTAACAGGTAATGGCTAAAGTATGAGTATAAATAGTATTGACAAAACTATACTATTCAATGAGACCAACCCTCACTACTTTAAACTATTAAATCTGCTTTATGTACCTTCGATCACCAAAAATCTAATAAGTATGGCCAAGTTTGCTCTTGACAATTATATGTTTTTTGAattctatcttttttattattttgtaaaatGTCAGGAGACT
The Arachis duranensis cultivar V14167 chromosome 5, aradu.V14167.gnm2.J7QH, whole genome shotgun sequence genome window above contains:
- the LOC107490411 gene encoding uncharacterized protein LOC107490411 isoform X2, encoding MPPCSKEEALVRLFYNVSSSFQLLFIFLFSSSILLLNFINFIGSYSIFQRDQQYEYVSSEYDEDEEIQESYNNNNNNDDDEDYSMERDHIVADIIGGGETLLFLKHNQNISHEEFITPQESFIEEDDSEETFSVHKSPVVSDFGSEEPEVVVETEEEEEEKELFPARDADSVPDSVPVEIVTKSDILDRDKNCDDNEVGVGLVKNKKVQDSNKITRDDDERFFYVHAGPTITQLDSTNNKKLIGEEKDHNNKYDEEIFGDSCTVGSTSKSSSEWRSSMKDSCCGTEDPFSSSSRRSCPKWESYTLFQKYDEEMSFLHRISAQKLQETESLRSIKVAPRSISERIVYKFSTANKKLEGDNNIHHNPYNELEAAYVAQICITWEALSWNYKKFQSKRASRVDLADPGCPATIAQQFQQFQVLLQRYVENEPYEHGRRPEIYARVRLMAPKLLLVPEYRESDDDQKEDGLDTRISSASFLVIMEDGIKTFMSFLKADKERPCQILASYFRRNKRALVDPTLLRLIKKVNHKKKIKVKDLRRSGKCLRRKKLKVEEEMEIVMALIDLKVVSRVLRMSELSEEQLHWCEEKMSKVKVMDGKLQRDSTPLFFPPSSSH
- the LOC107490411 gene encoding uncharacterized protein LOC107490411 isoform X1; the encoded protein is MPPCSKEEALVRLFYNVSSSFQLLFIFLFSSSILLLNFINFIGSYSIFQRDQQYEYVSSEYDEDEEIQESYNNNNNNDDDEDYSMERDHIVADIIGGGETLLFLKHNQNISHEEFITPQESFIEEDDSEETFSVHKSPVVSDFGSEEPEVVVETEEEEEEKELFPARDADSVPDSVPVEIVTKSDILDRDKNCDEDNEVGVGLVKNKKVQDSNKITRDDDERFFYVHAGPTITQLDSTNNKKLIGEEKDHNNKYDEEIFGDSCTVGSTSKSSSEWRSSMKDSCCGTEDPFSSSSRRSCPKWESYTLFQKYDEEMSFLHRISAQKLQETESLRSIKVAPRSISERIVYKFSTANKKLEGDNNIHHNPYNELEAAYVAQICITWEALSWNYKKFQSKRASRVDLADPGCPATIAQQFQQFQVLLQRYVENEPYEHGRRPEIYARVRLMAPKLLLVPEYRESDDDQKEDGLDTRISSASFLVIMEDGIKTFMSFLKADKERPCQILASYFRRNKRALVDPTLLRLIKKVNHKKKIKVKDLRRSGKCLRRKKLKVEEEMEIVMALIDLKVVSRVLRMSELSEEQLHWCEEKMSKVKVMDGKLQRDSTPLFFPPSSSH